In one Streptomyces venezuelae genomic region, the following are encoded:
- a CDS encoding TerD family protein produces MTVNMTKGQAISLQKDDGGALTAVRMGLGWQAAPRRGLFGSRTREVDLDASAVLFADKQPVDVVFFRHLVSDDGSVRHTGDNLVGGVGAGGDDEAILVDLQRIPVHIDQIVFTVNSFTGQTFQEVQNAFCRLVDETNGQELARYTLDGGGQYTAQIMAKVHRAGAGWQMTAIGTPANGRTFQDLMPSILPHL; encoded by the coding sequence GTGACGGTCAACATGACCAAGGGTCAGGCCATCAGCCTGCAGAAGGACGACGGGGGCGCCCTGACCGCGGTGCGCATGGGACTCGGGTGGCAGGCGGCTCCGCGCCGTGGCCTGTTCGGCTCGCGGACCCGTGAGGTCGATCTGGACGCCTCGGCGGTGCTGTTCGCGGACAAGCAGCCGGTGGACGTCGTGTTCTTCCGCCACCTGGTCAGCGACGACGGCTCGGTGCGGCACACCGGCGACAACCTCGTGGGCGGCGTCGGCGCGGGCGGGGACGACGAGGCGATCCTCGTCGACCTCCAGCGGATCCCCGTCCACATCGACCAGATCGTCTTCACGGTGAACTCGTTCACCGGCCAGACCTTCCAGGAGGTGCAGAACGCGTTCTGCCGTCTGGTCGACGAGACCAACGGCCAGGAGCTCGCGCGCTACACCCTGGACGGCGGCGGCCAGTACACCGCGCAGATCATGGCGAAGGTCCACCGGGCGGGCGCCGGCTGGCAGATGACGGCCATCGGCACCCCGGCCAACGGCCGCACCTTCCAGGACCTGATGCCGTCGATCCTGCCGCACCTGTAA
- a CDS encoding TerD family protein yields MTAELVRGQNHPLPGTRLEIRVSAGRPVVAGATLGDDRGRVHGVEWVAHPGSPTLPGIEVSKQAAADHRLVVDLGALKDTVHRVSVLLALPVGVEGPATFRALAAPFVAVTGLDGTEIASYTITDLDAESAVVALELYRRQGAWKVRAVGQGYAGGLADMLTDQGLPQARELAAAINEAVAQGLARSVAAPPPRPADGTRVRTASQGQDGRSAPPPEGHPDAAPGHPARQQADDTPLAPADQPSGGPVNYAHPRRQTTAPPPPPPAVPPARPGEPAQPVAGDATGWSMEERLYNQVWGMFEDLARTTAAYRSAVDFADSRMEQELDKVLSDPRSRIGGAGDAARESARAKHADLVARARAALDRDLAQLAAEADVVEPALPPAYASWSSPAWHAYRAPMEIPMALRLGDLHLPERVDLRIPMLVRLPLERGLWIDSGKALTNSFTDSAELRRLAMDTAVAHAARLLAAYPAGEFQVHVIDAAGAAASSLAPLVEAGVLAGPPATGAAGVADVLGGLTQRVDLVQMAVRGGAADALPPDLDIAEQLLIVNDFPHGFDDRAVTQLRYLADEGPAVGVHLMMVADREDAAAYGPLLDPLWRALLRLTPVPDDHLADPWVGHTWTYDPPVIPRGSQILRQLLDRVATARRNGGR; encoded by the coding sequence ATGACGGCCGAGCTGGTGCGGGGGCAGAACCACCCGCTTCCCGGGACCCGCCTGGAGATCCGCGTGTCGGCGGGCCGCCCCGTCGTCGCGGGCGCCACGCTCGGCGACGACCGGGGCCGGGTCCACGGCGTGGAGTGGGTGGCCCACCCCGGTTCGCCCACCCTCCCGGGCATCGAGGTGTCCAAGCAGGCGGCCGCCGACCACCGGCTCGTCGTCGACCTCGGCGCCCTCAAGGACACCGTGCACCGCGTCAGCGTCCTGCTCGCGCTGCCCGTCGGCGTCGAGGGCCCGGCCACGTTCCGCGCCCTCGCGGCGCCCTTCGTCGCGGTCACCGGACTCGACGGCACCGAGATCGCCAGTTACACCATCACCGACCTGGACGCCGAGTCCGCCGTCGTCGCCCTGGAGCTCTACCGCCGCCAGGGTGCCTGGAAGGTCCGCGCCGTCGGCCAGGGGTACGCGGGCGGCCTCGCCGACATGCTCACCGACCAGGGCCTGCCCCAGGCCCGCGAGCTGGCCGCCGCCATCAACGAAGCGGTCGCCCAGGGCCTGGCCCGCTCCGTGGCCGCCCCGCCGCCCCGCCCCGCCGACGGCACCCGGGTGCGCACCGCCTCACAGGGCCAGGACGGCCGCTCGGCCCCGCCGCCCGAGGGCCACCCCGACGCCGCACCGGGCCACCCCGCGCGGCAGCAGGCCGACGACACCCCCCTCGCCCCCGCCGACCAGCCGAGCGGCGGCCCCGTCAACTACGCGCACCCGCGACGCCAGACCACAGCGCCCCCGCCGCCCCCGCCCGCCGTGCCGCCGGCCCGCCCCGGCGAGCCCGCCCAGCCCGTCGCGGGCGACGCCACCGGCTGGTCCATGGAGGAGCGGCTCTACAACCAGGTGTGGGGCATGTTCGAGGATTTGGCCCGCACCACGGCGGCGTACCGCAGCGCCGTCGACTTCGCCGACTCCCGCATGGAGCAGGAGCTCGACAAGGTCCTCTCCGACCCGCGCAGCCGCATCGGCGGCGCCGGTGACGCCGCGCGCGAGAGCGCCCGCGCCAAGCACGCCGACCTCGTCGCGCGGGCCAGGGCCGCCCTCGACCGCGACCTGGCCCAGCTCGCCGCCGAGGCCGACGTCGTCGAGCCCGCCCTGCCCCCGGCGTACGCGTCGTGGAGCAGTCCCGCCTGGCACGCCTACCGGGCGCCGATGGAGATCCCCATGGCGCTGCGCCTCGGCGACCTCCATCTGCCCGAGCGCGTCGACCTGCGGATCCCGATGCTCGTCCGGCTGCCGCTGGAGCGCGGCCTGTGGATCGACAGCGGCAAGGCCCTCACCAACTCCTTCACCGACTCCGCCGAGCTGCGCAGGCTGGCCATGGACACCGCCGTGGCGCACGCGGCGCGGCTCCTCGCGGCCTATCCGGCGGGCGAGTTCCAGGTGCACGTCATCGACGCGGCGGGTGCCGCCGCGTCCTCGCTCGCCCCGCTCGTGGAGGCCGGTGTGCTCGCCGGGCCCCCGGCCACCGGGGCGGCGGGCGTCGCGGACGTCCTCGGCGGGCTCACGCAGCGCGTGGACCTGGTCCAGATGGCCGTCCGAGGCGGTGCCGCCGACGCGCTGCCGCCGGATCTGGACATCGCCGAGCAGCTCCTGATCGTCAACGACTTCCCGCACGGTTTCGACGACCGCGCCGTGACCCAGCTGCGCTACCTCGCGGACGAGGGCCCGGCCGTCGGCGTCCACCTCATGATGGTCGCCGACCGCGAGGACGCCGCCGCGTACGGGCCGCTGCTCGACCCGCTGTGGCGTGCGCTGCTGCGGCTGACGCCGGTGCCCGACGACCACCTCGCCGACCCGTGGGTCGGGCACACGTGGACGTACGACCCGCCGGTGATCCCGCGGGGGAGCCAGATCCTGCGGCAGCTCCTGGACCGGGTCGCCACGGCCCGACGCAACGGCGGGCGTTGA